Below is a genomic region from Brassica rapa cultivar Chiifu-401-42 chromosome A08, CAAS_Brap_v3.01, whole genome shotgun sequence.
TTTTGTGGGAAATAGATCATTTACACTACAGTAACAATACATTGTTAACCCATTATTAGTATAAACCAAAATGGGGCTGCTAAACTATTAATGGGCCTCTAGAAACTATTAATGGGCCAGCAATATTTATCACAGTTAAAACCCAAAATCCATTGACCCCCGACGATCAAACCGCACCGCCCCGCCCCGCCGTGTCGTCTTCGTCGTAGTTTCCCCCAGTAGATGAACACCTTCTTCAAACTCGGAAGCTTGATCAGAATCACTGCTTCCCATCTTTCTTCAAATCAACACCTTCGCGACGCCGGATCCTTCGCTTCTTCTGCTATTCCCAAACCTCGTTTCTTCTCCAATGGCACCGACGGCGAAAGCGCGCTTTTTCACCACGCGCGCATGTTCAGGAAACCACTATCCACAAGCTTCAAATTCAACCTTTCCAACTCCGTGAGCCTTGTGGGTTTCGTCGATCAACCTATTAGTGTCATCGATACGGAGCCTGATAGGTTCGGTGTTTCTACTTGGCTTAGAGTGAAAGACCCGCGTGATCCGAACCGGAGCTTTAGGTCAGGTTTGTTCGATTCTGCTCAATTAACGAAGATTCGTTTGAGGATTGATAGAGAGTTTGATTCAATGACAGGATACCTCTTAGTATCTGGGACGTGATGGCACGGAAGTGCGTTGCGCATTTGAAGCCAAATGATTTCGTTTTTGTCTCAGGCCGCCTTGTTTCTTACGACAAGAGCTCCGGTAATGAAAACAGCGGCTTTGGTGTGAATTACCAGGTTTGTGTCTGTTTCTTCTTGACCATAATGTCGTGATGAATGGTTTATATTAGTTGTGTAGCCAAAGCTATGTTTGGATTATATGTTATAAGCAACTTCATGTTCCGTGAGTCTTAGTATTGACGCTAAGTTATTTTGCAGGTTAAAGTGTCAGAGGTGAGTCACGTGATGGCTCCACCAAGTCACCTCTTAGATTCTGGGATACCCAAAAAGCCAAAATCGGAAACAGGTCTTTATATCTCCTAAGTATCATCCTCTCATCTACATTGGTAGTTAGTATGAAGCTTATTGAATCCACATTGATTAAAAGGATCTTGTAATTAGCTGAATGTACAttgaaacatatttttattttgaatgttAGTTTCGTACATTTTACAAGGAAAGATGATAACTTTCTGTGTTTAGTTGTGTCTCTTGAAGTGGCGAGAGAAGATGCTACAGAAGAGTCCAAGAATGGTGATAGTGACTTGTGGGAAGCCTTCTTTGCGAATCCAGACGATTGGTGGGACAGGAGGAGAAGTAAGAAGAACCCGAGGCTGCCGGATTTTAAGCATAAAGATACAGATCAAGCTCTCTGGCTTAGCTCAGATACACCGGTTTGGGTTACTAGTCACCTCGAATTGTTAGATCAGAGAAGAGGAGATGATACAGAAGAATCTGAGCATGATGAGATTCACCTGTGGAAAGCCTTGTTTGCGAACCCTGACGAGTGGTGGGACAAGAGGAGAAACAAGAAGAGCCCAAAGCTGCCTGACTTCGTCCATAAAGATACAGATGAAGCTCTCTGGCTTAACTCAGATACACCGGTTTGGGTTACTAGACAACTTGAATTGTTCGACCAGAGTAAACCAGACGGTATAGAAGAATCCAACCATGATAAGGTTTACTTGTGGCAAGTCTTCTTTGCGAATCCACACGAGTGGTGGGACAAAAGGAAAAGTAAGACGAACCCGAGACAGCCTGACTTCAAGCATAAAGATACAGGTGAAGCTCTCTGGCTTGACTCAGATGTACCGGTTTGGGTCACTAGACAACTTGAATTGCACGACCAAAGTAATTCAAACAAGAGCTGCTACGATCAGAAACAAACAGGTCGTGGCCGTCTTGGCGACTGGGTTTAGGATTAGATGTTTCCTTAAATTTATTACAAAATGTGTTTCATCACTCTTATTTTGATCATCTTAAGACCGTTATGTATAAAAGAGAGTTGGATGAATTTTATTGTCTAAAAGAAAGTTCCATAGTTCCTGCAACATTTTCGCAATTTTACAATTTAAAACGACCAGTGTCTGTATACAATTCGtgtaaatgaaaatatataatacatttaaTGAGCCACCATGTGTGCAGCTATTCTTACAGTTCAGTGGTGAGAAATGTCAGCGGTCAGTGGTTGGCCATCACAGTTCGAATAGCATGCACTGAAATTCGAAGAACATAACTGATCACATACATGCATACATATGTTTGTGACATAAATAGAGGTATTCCAAAAtacctcttttattttaaataactagTATAATGTCTGTCTGCTGATTCTTCTAGAAGAACCTCAGTGATGAATAGAATATACCCTCTGTCACAGTAGGATTTTTAGGTTTATCACGGGAAGAGAAAAAAGAGGATCTTCAAACTGGAAGACTTCACTATCCAAACCGATCAATGACTCTGCATTGCCCCATGATATTCTAGAGGAGGCTATCCCAGAAAGAAAGAACTGTTAGCTTTGCATCATCGCATAGTTCTGTTACGACCGTATCTGGTCTCTCATTTATGTCAAGTTACCTGAGTTAGTGGGTTGATCGAGCCGCTGTCTAGGCCGGATTAATAGTCAGGATGTGGgtccgctctgataccatgtcaAGTTACATAAGTTTctaacttaaaatcaattggccgtctaaatcatttatatattatttaagtcACTTACCTATTTGCAATGTGAAATATTTTCTCCAACAATTTAACTCTTCAAATCATGGTCACAACATGAGTTCTTGCCTATCAAGAGTATGtgcaaatacatatatatatgtgacaCTAATCAagctattcttttttttttaacacacaAATCTAACCAAGGTATTCTAAAATACCTTTTTCATTCGTTTTAAACTCTGACCCCAACAAATTGTTTGTACTGCAACATACATGGATTATGATTTGTAAATAACTTCGGTTTCCTTAATGGATACTTTTGATTTCATATCTTCTGTCAATAAACAATTAATTTGTCTTATTGTAAGATTAGGGTCTAAGATAAACCTCTTGAACGAAAAAGGTTAGAATCAGGTTTATTATAGGCTGCCAAATTAAAATCAATTGTCGATTAGTGGATTAGCCATAaccttttatataattttattttaaaattgttgaagtataaataaattaaaatttgttaaaatttaattaaattatagtaaaatgttttttattaaaataaaataaaacaaatagtttttatagagtataaaaataaatttaatataaaaaattaaaaattaaattaatttactaTATAAAATGAACTACAAATAATAAAGATGAAAAATAAAtgccaaaaaaatatcaatagccATTGAAAAACTGACACATATCATGTCTTTCTCCTCTTTCTATGTTTTAACATGTTGAATAAGTTCAAAACATTTGAATCCACTTCACTTTCAACAATCAATTCAACATTTTCATTATATAAATTCAACAGTTGAATGTTGTTTTCAACAACTCTATTGTAAGTGGTCTAaaacaattaagtttttttttattttaattttcaacaaGCTCATTGTAAGTggtcttatattttaaaatagaaagagtaagatattttaatatttataaattaaaaggaATATGAAGTGAGCATATCCGGTTGTTAGCTTcattatttattcaaattttgaagTTCTTCAAAAAATGAAGATACAAGTTCTTCAATGGTTTAcgccatttaaaaaaaaatattctaagtATATTGTATCATCAAATGATGTTCAAGTCCTCGTTTGTTCTCCTTTTTCTAGTGTTTGCTGGAATATGACTTGGTCTTGcagtaatttatttaatttatgaatgttgttgcacacaaaaaaaacatcaatttttttgtttcatccaaaaaaatcattaatttataattaattattaataccactttacaatttttcaaatttactaATTTACCTGACTATTTAATTTTAACAGAAACCCGAGATAattactatttattataagttaATCATTATTATATGATACAACTATTacacataacataaataaataaacaaagaatattaaattttataaagaaacaccaaatatatatatatatatatatatgaatttaatTAGATGAAAATAATACAAACTTTGAAATTAAATGGGTGACATCATtacttataatttatttaagtacAAAATAACAACAAGTTAAAGCTAAGGATtagtttgtaaataaaaaagttaatctttaaaaaaaataaagaactgAAGAGTatttcttcaaatttgaagaaatgaataaaaaaatgctATTGGAACAAAAATgatgcaaaaagaaaaaatgtagcaccattggagatggttaTAAGGAacaatctctttctctctcacaaattttgagagagagagagagtaaagttttcgttcaaaaaaaagagagagtaagtttcatatgtttttttctaGTAATTCAAATTAAACTTCCACTTAGTCGAATCTTTTCTTCCGATGTTTTGGATTTCCGTTTCCAATTTGTGGACAAATAATTTTGACTCGTTTGCAAATAATTTTGACTCGTTTGGATGATTTTAGTTTCAATCTCCCTATACTCTTCTAATTAATTAACTTTCCACTGAAAGTGAAATCCTGGCTGATATTGAGAGTTTGATTTTTCCCTTGGCTGGTTAAGTTTGAAGCTTAATCTTATGCGTGGGCAAAAAATTAAACTGGACCGAACCAAGTCAAACCGAACCAACCGAACTCAAACCGATTTAAACCAAACCACAGTCTATTATCAAATCATGCTGTTGataaaccgaactgaaccgaaaaACCAATGTGGTTTGCAATCATTTAAACTAAACATATTAGTATTACCAAGATACTAAAATCCCAAGACTAAACCCACACATTTTCTATCTTTGTATTCAATAGCATATAATTTTTAACCTAATATGTAActaatcattaaaaaaattgattaaaaaaggaaaaaactgatttcttattttcttatatatagatGGTATAAGAGAAATTACTAATGATGttgttctttattttattttattttattttatttttactttagtTAACTCTTGTTTGATTGAATTCTTATGAACTCTTTTGTGATTTTTTCAAAGGCTTTTGTTCTAGTTTTATATTGATCTAGTTCACATAGTTTGTATTTC
It encodes:
- the LOC103833065 gene encoding protein OSB1, mitochondrial isoform X1; its protein translation is MNTFFKLGSLIRITASHLSSNQHLRDAGSFASSAIPKPRFFSNGTDGESALFHHARMFRKPLSTSFKFNLSNSVSLVGFVDQPISVIDTEPDRFGVSTWLRVKDPRDPNRSFRIPLSIWDVMARKCVAHLKPNDFVFVSGRLVSYDKSSGNENSGFGVNYQVKVSEVSHVMAPPSHLLDSGIPKKPKSETVVSLEVAREDATEESKNGDSDLWEAFFANPDDWWDRRRSKKNPRLPDFKHKDTDQALWLSSDTPVWVTSHLELLDQRRGDDTEESEHDEIHLWKALFANPDEWWDKRRNKKSPKLPDFVHKDTDEALWLNSDTPVWVTRQLELFDQSKPDGIEESNHDKVYLWQVFFANPHEWWDKRKSKTNPRQPDFKHKDTGEALWLDSDVPVWVTRQLELHDQSNSNKSCYDQKQTGRGRLGDWV
- the LOC103833065 gene encoding protein OSB1, mitochondrial isoform X2, which encodes MNTFFKLGSLIRITASHLSSNQHLRDAGSFASSAIPKPRFFSNGTDGESALFHHARMFRKPLSTSFKFNLSNSVSLVGFVDQPISVIDTEPDRFGVSTWLRVKDPRDPNRSFRIPLSIWDVMARKCVAHLKPNDFVFVSGRLVSYDKSSGNENSGFGVNYQVKVSEVSHVMAPPSHLLDSGIPKKPKSETVAREDATEESKNGDSDLWEAFFANPDDWWDRRRSKKNPRLPDFKHKDTDQALWLSSDTPVWVTSHLELLDQRRGDDTEESEHDEIHLWKALFANPDEWWDKRRNKKSPKLPDFVHKDTDEALWLNSDTPVWVTRQLELFDQSKPDGIEESNHDKVYLWQVFFANPHEWWDKRKSKTNPRQPDFKHKDTGEALWLDSDVPVWVTRQLELHDQSNSNKSCYDQKQTGRGRLGDWV